From Zavarzinella sp., one genomic window encodes:
- the rho gene encoding transcription termination factor Rho has protein sequence MTKRSSASRTQHHSRTQTHNIPQEVAYSPEDCTPVSGVLELNPKRFGFLRNADKHYKPNSNDAYVSPQTIQQHKLQEGLFVEGLAAPGTNSSGPRVVSIDRIEGKPTADYFLRDWDDLTAIDPGEQIVLETPGGPLSTRMIDLFCPIGKGQRGLIVAPPRTGKTVLLSQIAEGVLANHPEMYLMVLLVDERPEEVTDMKRKIRGEVIASSSDFDAGNHVRIAQLVMERAKRLAQQGQQVFVLLDSLTRLARAYNKTAGNSGRTMSGGVDSKALEIPKRLFGTARCFEEGGSITVIGTCLVETGSRMDDVIFEEFKGTGNMELVLDRKLADRRIFPAVNLAESGTRKEERLLDPDILKRVHLLRRHLIDMPPTQAMESLLKQMEKSPSNKAFMERMIVKSPG, from the coding sequence ATGACGAAGAGATCATCTGCTTCGCGCACGCAACATCATTCGCGTACGCAAACCCACAACATACCTCAGGAAGTTGCATACTCACCGGAAGACTGCACACCGGTCAGTGGTGTCCTGGAACTGAACCCGAAGCGGTTTGGCTTTTTACGTAATGCGGATAAGCATTACAAGCCCAACAGCAACGATGCCTATGTCAGCCCGCAGACAATCCAACAGCACAAGTTACAGGAAGGTTTGTTTGTGGAAGGCCTGGCAGCTCCCGGCACCAACTCCAGTGGTCCACGTGTCGTCAGCATTGATCGTATTGAAGGAAAGCCTACGGCCGATTATTTTCTGCGTGATTGGGACGATTTAACTGCGATTGACCCCGGCGAACAGATTGTCCTGGAAACTCCGGGTGGGCCGTTAAGCACGCGAATGATTGATCTGTTTTGCCCGATCGGGAAAGGACAGCGTGGCCTGATTGTGGCTCCACCACGGACCGGGAAAACAGTGCTGCTATCCCAGATCGCCGAAGGAGTGCTGGCCAACCACCCGGAAATGTACCTGATGGTGCTGCTGGTAGATGAGCGACCCGAAGAAGTAACCGACATGAAGCGGAAAATTCGTGGGGAAGTGATTGCCAGTTCCAGCGATTTTGATGCTGGTAACCATGTCCGGATTGCCCAACTGGTGATGGAACGTGCAAAACGCCTGGCCCAGCAGGGGCAACAGGTGTTTGTATTGTTGGATAGCCTGACACGGTTGGCGCGAGCCTATAACAAAACTGCTGGCAACAGTGGCCGCACTATGAGCGGTGGTGTTGATTCGAAAGCACTGGAAATTCCGAAACGCCTTTTTGGTACTGCACGTTGTTTTGAGGAAGGGGGATCAATTACCGTGATTGGTACCTGCCTTGTTGAGACCGGCAGCAGGATGGACGATGTGATTTTTGAGGAATTCAAAGGCACTGGAAACATGGAATTGGTGCTGGATCGCAAACTGGCAGATCGTCGTATTTTCCCGGCTGTGAATCTCGCGGAATCTGGTACTCGAAAAGAAGAGCGGTTGCTGGATCCTGATATACTGAAGAGAGTTCATCTGTTAAGACGTCACTTGATTGATATGCCCCCTACTCAGGCGATGGAATCGCTGCTGAAGCAAATGGAAAAATCGCCCAGCAACAAGGCCTTTATGGAACGGATGATTGTGAAATCTCCCGGATGA
- a CDS encoding DUF2891 domain-containing protein has protein sequence MNRLFFTVLLAALTTSVGAGQAPKTTMKAIDSRTINQWAGIALKGIQQEYPNKPGHVLNGPEDAKTPRGLHPAFYGCYDWHSAVHSHWMLVKLLKSSHSLEKSAEIRKVISSHLSKQNIAMEAKYFVDHPTFERTYGWAWLLKLAEELSTWDDPDAKGWLANLKPLVDVIIAGYTKFLPKQTYPIRTGVHPNTAFGLVFAYDYAKTTNNKVLLDLIAMRSSDYFGEDVDAPIAWEPGGNDFFSATLMEASLMARVLDQKAFVKWFDQFLPKWDRPEYARWLKPAVVSDRNDLQIVHLDGLNLSRAWCMKEILAALPGDHPAVKSLTLAAKEHTADALPHVTSGDYAGEHWLASFAVYLVSQPEK, from the coding sequence ATGAACCGTCTATTTTTTACAGTTCTGTTGGCCGCATTAACAACCTCAGTGGGTGCGGGACAGGCACCCAAAACTACCATGAAAGCGATCGATTCTCGCACCATTAATCAGTGGGCTGGCATTGCCCTGAAAGGGATTCAGCAGGAATACCCCAATAAACCCGGGCATGTTCTGAATGGGCCCGAGGACGCCAAAACCCCACGTGGGCTGCACCCCGCCTTTTATGGGTGCTACGATTGGCACTCTGCGGTGCACAGTCACTGGATGCTGGTTAAATTGTTAAAGTCCTCTCACTCATTAGAGAAATCCGCTGAAATTCGAAAAGTAATTTCCAGCCATCTCAGCAAGCAGAATATTGCGATGGAGGCAAAATACTTTGTAGATCACCCCACGTTCGAACGCACTTATGGCTGGGCATGGCTGTTGAAATTAGCTGAAGAACTCTCCACGTGGGATGATCCCGACGCGAAAGGATGGCTAGCCAATCTGAAGCCACTGGTGGATGTGATCATTGCAGGTTATACCAAATTCCTGCCAAAACAAACTTATCCCATCCGCACAGGGGTGCATCCTAATACTGCATTTGGACTGGTGTTTGCTTACGATTATGCGAAAACCACCAACAATAAGGTATTACTTGATCTGATAGCAATGCGATCGTCTGATTATTTTGGCGAGGATGTTGACGCACCGATAGCGTGGGAACCCGGTGGGAATGATTTTTTCTCCGCCACGTTAATGGAAGCCAGCCTGATGGCACGCGTTCTGGATCAAAAGGCGTTTGTGAAATGGTTTGACCAGTTTCTGCCCAAGTGGGATCGACCGGAATATGCACGGTGGCTGAAGCCAGCAGTGGTTTCAGATCGAAATGATTTGCAGATTGTGCACCTGGATGGGCTGAATCTCAGTCGGGCGTGGTGCATGAAGGAAATTCTCGCTGCACTCCCAGGCGACCACCCTGCCGTAAAGTCACTAACCCTTGCTGCAAAAGAACATACGGCAGATGCTCTGCCCCACGTGACCAGTGGGGATTATGCTGGAGAACATTGGCTGGCATCGTTTGCGGTCTATCTGGTGTCCCAGCCAGAAAAGTAG
- a CDS encoding HSP90 family protein: MDHKFQINLRGIIDLLSEHLYSGPDVYVRELLQNAVDAITARRQVEPDYDGEIQLEIHQPKGKPPSIVIIDNGLGLTPDEVHQFLATIGHSSKRKLDGTRTGGFIGQFGIGILSCFVVREEIVVISKSLKSEQTQPVEWRALADGTYQLKELDHDLAVGTQVWLTAKEGMEAYFQPEKVMQLCRHYGGLLPYPIDLVVGNRKEQINAEPVPWRRKFATEQEQTKALLKFGEEVFDTRFFDAIPISTKSGKVDGVAYILAHAPAIAAKKQHRVYLKNMFLSDAIENLLPDWAFFIRAIVNADDLRPTASRESFYEDKKLQKARTEIAAALRNYLVTMAEHRPEKLEKFVALHQRALKALAVDDDEFYEVIINYLPFETNMGRVSFGDYRQQNDHIRFMTSDDTFRQVAPFYNAEGIWVVNAGFTYDAELLMKYSRIDPQVRIVALEPQEVVNQFDDLNEDEQSAVDAFQMLADKLLRPFRCISDFRKFQPADVPCMYITSKEGRFFRSLDQTAEMANPLWQGVLGQLSASGSARVPEAHLCFNYSNKLIQRLIENKNSTSTANAIKMLYVQSLLLGHHPLAGAEIQLLNDSMIGLIESSISAE; encoded by the coding sequence ATGGATCACAAATTTCAAATTAATTTGCGTGGAATCATCGATTTGCTTTCCGAGCACCTCTACAGTGGGCCGGATGTCTATGTACGCGAATTGTTACAAAACGCTGTCGATGCCATTACAGCCCGCCGACAGGTCGAGCCGGACTACGATGGCGAGATTCAACTGGAAATCCACCAGCCCAAAGGAAAGCCGCCCAGTATCGTCATCATCGATAATGGTCTGGGGCTGACACCGGATGAAGTGCATCAGTTTCTGGCCACCATCGGCCACAGTTCAAAACGGAAGCTGGATGGCACCCGCACGGGGGGCTTTATTGGCCAGTTTGGCATTGGAATTCTTTCCTGCTTTGTGGTCAGAGAAGAGATTGTGGTGATTTCCAAATCTTTGAAGTCAGAACAGACGCAACCCGTTGAATGGCGGGCACTTGCGGATGGCACATACCAGTTAAAAGAACTGGATCACGACCTGGCCGTGGGTACGCAGGTGTGGCTGACTGCCAAAGAAGGGATGGAGGCCTATTTTCAACCTGAAAAAGTAATGCAGCTTTGCCGGCACTATGGTGGCTTGCTGCCCTACCCGATTGACCTGGTCGTGGGGAATCGAAAAGAGCAGATCAACGCAGAACCAGTGCCATGGCGGCGAAAATTTGCGACAGAACAGGAACAGACGAAAGCTCTGTTGAAGTTCGGCGAAGAGGTGTTTGATACCCGCTTTTTCGATGCGATCCCGATCAGCACCAAGTCGGGGAAAGTCGATGGTGTCGCCTATATTCTGGCTCATGCACCCGCGATTGCAGCCAAGAAGCAGCACCGGGTGTATTTGAAAAATATGTTTCTGTCTGATGCCATTGAAAATCTGCTGCCAGACTGGGCATTTTTCATTCGCGCAATCGTCAATGCGGATGACCTCCGCCCCACTGCATCGCGGGAATCATTTTACGAAGATAAAAAACTGCAGAAGGCACGCACAGAAATAGCGGCAGCACTGCGGAATTATCTGGTAACGATGGCAGAACATCGACCGGAAAAACTGGAAAAATTCGTGGCCCTGCATCAGCGAGCGCTGAAAGCCCTTGCCGTGGACGATGACGAATTTTACGAAGTCATCATCAATTACCTTCCTTTTGAAACCAACATGGGTCGGGTTTCATTTGGCGATTATCGCCAGCAAAACGATCACATTCGCTTTATGACCAGTGATGATACCTTCCGCCAGGTGGCACCGTTTTACAATGCGGAAGGAATCTGGGTGGTGAATGCGGGCTTTACTTACGATGCGGAATTGCTGATGAAATATTCCCGCATCGACCCACAAGTGCGAATTGTGGCACTTGAGCCACAGGAAGTGGTCAACCAGTTTGATGATCTGAATGAAGATGAACAATCTGCCGTTGATGCTTTTCAAATGCTTGCAGATAAACTCCTTCGGCCATTTCGTTGCATCAGTGATTTTCGAAAATTCCAGCCAGCCGATGTCCCGTGCATGTACATCACCAGCAAAGAAGGTCGATTTTTCCGATCACTGGACCAGACCGCCGAAATGGCAAACCCCTTGTGGCAAGGCGTCCTGGGTCAATTGAGTGCCAGTGGTTCGGCACGTGTTCCGGAAGCCCACCTTTGTTTTAACTACAGTAATAAACTGATCCAAAGGCTGATTGAAAATAAAAATAGTACTTCGACTGCAAATGCGATTAAAATGCTTTATGTACAGTCGCTGTTACTTGGGCACCACCCACTCGCGGGTGCGGAAATCCAACTATTAAACGATAGTATGATTGGACTGATCGAAAGTTCCATCAGTGCGGAGTAA
- a CDS encoding DUF1028 domain-containing protein, whose translation MRIFSCLFVAGTLFAHGGVAQEVYKEPANTFSIVAWDPETKEWGVAVASKVLAVGAVVPFAKADVGAIATQSYANVTFGPKGLEMLAKGKSAEETLKALLAEDEGREIRQVGIIDAKGNVANFTGNKCLAWAGAKSGKNYTCQGNILAGEEVVNKMATAFETTKGAFAWRLLAALEAAEAAGGDKRGKQSAAILVVKDKAGYAGFNDRYIDLRVDDHESPVQELSRILGKRIRKPK comes from the coding sequence ATGAGAATTTTTTCATGTTTGTTTGTGGCAGGCACCCTTTTCGCCCACGGTGGGGTGGCACAGGAAGTCTACAAGGAGCCCGCAAATACCTTTTCGATTGTTGCGTGGGACCCAGAAACCAAAGAATGGGGCGTTGCAGTTGCTTCCAAAGTGCTTGCCGTGGGAGCTGTTGTGCCATTTGCCAAAGCGGACGTGGGGGCGATTGCTACCCAAAGTTATGCGAATGTAACATTTGGTCCCAAAGGACTGGAAATGCTGGCTAAAGGGAAATCAGCCGAAGAGACGTTGAAGGCATTGTTGGCTGAAGATGAAGGCCGCGAAATCCGCCAGGTGGGGATTATCGATGCCAAAGGCAATGTGGCCAACTTTACCGGCAACAAATGCCTGGCTTGGGCAGGTGCGAAATCGGGCAAAAACTATACTTGTCAAGGAAATATTCTGGCAGGTGAAGAGGTTGTCAACAAAATGGCAACCGCTTTTGAAACCACCAAAGGTGCGTTTGCTTGGCGTTTGCTGGCAGCACTGGAAGCAGCGGAAGCAGCAGGTGGGGATAAACGTGGGAAACAATCAGCTGCAATTCTGGTTGTCAAAGATAAAGCTGGCTACGCAGGCTTCAACGATCGGTACATCGATCTGCGTGTGGATGATCATGAATCACCGGTGCAGGAATTAAGTCGAATTCTTGGCAAACGGATTCGCAAACCAAAATAA
- a CDS encoding ThuA domain-containing protein: protein MQRLILVCAFVFTSSSFADEALWATFPGKEGPGKGKKVVLVSGDEEYRSEEVLTQLAKILSQHHGFDCVVLYAIDPKTNTINPNVTNNIPGLSQLEKADLMILFTRFRRLPDDQLKYFDDYLKTGKPIIGLRTATHAFNTPSKEFANFHWQSKAKGWEGGFGKAILGETWVAHHGNHGREATKGVLVAEQKDHPILRGVKGEEIFGPTDVYRVNLPLPGDSTPLVLGQVLTGMKITDPAVDGPKNSPMMPIAWTKSYEVVPGKKGKVFTTTMGASEDLLSVGLRRLLVNATFWSLGMDETIKPDLNVSIVGEFKATPFGNNKFVPNVKPADLMIK, encoded by the coding sequence ATGCAACGGCTGATACTGGTTTGTGCGTTCGTTTTCACATCGTCTTCGTTTGCTGATGAGGCATTGTGGGCGACATTCCCTGGCAAAGAAGGCCCAGGGAAAGGGAAAAAAGTGGTACTTGTCAGTGGTGATGAAGAATATCGCTCCGAAGAAGTGCTGACCCAACTGGCTAAGATTCTGTCACAGCACCACGGCTTTGATTGCGTGGTTCTTTACGCGATTGATCCGAAGACGAACACGATTAACCCCAATGTGACGAACAATATTCCGGGACTTTCCCAATTGGAAAAAGCCGATCTAATGATTCTGTTCACCCGCTTCCGCAGATTGCCGGATGATCAGTTAAAGTACTTCGATGATTATCTGAAAACTGGAAAGCCGATCATTGGCTTGCGAACGGCCACACACGCCTTTAATACACCCAGTAAGGAATTTGCGAACTTTCACTGGCAATCGAAAGCAAAAGGCTGGGAAGGTGGTTTCGGTAAAGCAATTCTCGGAGAAACCTGGGTGGCGCACCATGGCAACCATGGGCGAGAAGCCACTAAAGGTGTTCTGGTGGCTGAGCAGAAAGACCACCCCATCCTGCGTGGGGTGAAAGGTGAGGAAATTTTTGGCCCCACCGATGTCTATCGTGTAAATCTGCCACTGCCAGGAGACAGCACCCCACTGGTGCTCGGGCAGGTATTAACCGGAATGAAAATTACCGATCCTGCGGTGGATGGACCGAAAAATTCACCCATGATGCCAATTGCCTGGACCAAATCCTATGAAGTGGTGCCTGGCAAGAAAGGGAAAGTCTTCACCACCACCATGGGTGCGTCGGAAGATTTACTGAGCGTTGGCTTGCGACGTTTGTTGGTGAACGCCACATTCTGGTCGTTGGGAATGGACGAAACAATTAAGCCAGACCTGAATGTATCAATCGTGGGTGAATTCAAAGCCACACCGTTTGGCAACAACAAGTTTGTCCCAAATGTGAAACCTGCCGACTTGATGATTAAATAG
- a CDS encoding alanine--glyoxylate aminotransferase family protein gives MAKARLFTPGPTPVPEETLLELAKPVTNHRTPEQKEALAAVIEDLKYVFQTTNDVIVLTSSGTGGMEAAVSNVLSRGKKAILCSAGRWGERWKGILKAFGAELVLVEGAYGEAISPERLAEALKTHPDTVAVYTTLSETSTGVGHDVEGYGKVVAGTSALLCVDGISGLGAMECRTDDWKIDICVSGSQKALMMPPGLAYVSVSPKAWNVIEQNKESTTFYFDLKRYRAKLADFDTPFTPANTLIKAQRRSLQMIRQEGIEKLWARHEKMALATRAAVAAMGLENFAQRPNTALTVVKVPEGIDGSGTLKKLEKKYGYKLADGQDNMKGTIWRISHMGYTDAFDVLGALSALELILLEQGFPCQPGASLAAFQQSLAASTV, from the coding sequence ATGGCAAAAGCTCGACTATTTACCCCCGGACCGACACCAGTACCGGAAGAAACACTACTCGAACTGGCAAAACCAGTGACCAACCACCGCACACCAGAGCAAAAAGAGGCCCTGGCTGCGGTAATTGAAGATTTGAAGTATGTCTTCCAAACCACCAACGATGTCATCGTTCTGACTTCCTCAGGCACGGGTGGGATGGAAGCAGCCGTTAGTAACGTGCTGTCACGCGGAAAAAAAGCGATTTTGTGCTCCGCAGGTCGCTGGGGCGAGCGTTGGAAAGGAATTTTGAAAGCATTTGGGGCAGAACTGGTGTTGGTAGAAGGTGCTTATGGCGAGGCCATCTCACCGGAACGACTTGCAGAAGCACTGAAAACCCATCCCGATACGGTGGCAGTTTACACCACGCTCAGTGAAACTTCGACTGGCGTGGGGCATGATGTTGAAGGATATGGCAAGGTGGTGGCTGGCACCAGTGCATTGCTTTGTGTGGATGGCATCAGTGGCCTGGGTGCAATGGAATGCCGCACAGACGACTGGAAAATTGATATCTGTGTCAGTGGCTCTCAGAAAGCTTTAATGATGCCCCCTGGCCTGGCATATGTGTCGGTCAGTCCCAAAGCCTGGAACGTGATTGAGCAGAACAAAGAATCAACTACATTCTACTTTGATTTGAAGCGATATCGGGCAAAACTGGCCGATTTCGACACACCGTTTACCCCCGCGAACACCCTGATTAAAGCCCAGCGACGTAGTTTGCAGATGATCCGACAGGAAGGAATCGAAAAACTGTGGGCTCGCCATGAAAAAATGGCATTAGCCACCCGGGCTGCGGTTGCGGCAATGGGTTTGGAAAACTTTGCCCAACGACCGAACACCGCACTAACGGTGGTGAAAGTACCGGAAGGAATCGATGGCAGTGGCACGCTGAAAAAACTCGAGAAAAAATACGGCTACAAACTGGCTGATGGTCAGGACAACATGAAAGGGACGATCTGGCGGATCTCCCACATGGGCTACACCGATGCCTTTGATGTATTGGGAGCCTTATCCGCCCTGGAATTGATTTTGCTGGAACAAGGCTTTCCTTGCCAGCCCGGGGCCTCACTGGCCGCCTTTCAACAATCGCTTGCCGCGAGTACTGTTTAG
- a CDS encoding malate dehydrogenase, which produces MANVVRVAVTGAAGQVAYTMLPRLASGEIFGPDTKVILQLLEIPRSITPKPMDMLEGCAMELEDCGFPTLKSVIVTDDEAVAFKDCNYALLVGAAPRGPGMERKDLLMKNAEIFQKQGRSLAANAASDVRILIVGNPCNTNCLIAYRNGKEIPANRWAAMTRLDHNRAVGALAIKAGVANEDVTCMTIWGNHSNTQFPDFTNAKIGGKPATTVIPDRAWFEETFVPQCQERGKAVIAKRGLSSAFSAANGALDHVKALLKPTPEGDWTSAALVSNGEYGIPKGIVFGYPVRSDGKGNLTIVPDLHLDTYGQEKFQATLKELLEERSAIADMLPE; this is translated from the coding sequence ATGGCAAATGTGGTTCGTGTGGCAGTGACAGGTGCAGCTGGTCAAGTGGCTTATACCATGTTGCCACGATTGGCCTCGGGTGAAATTTTTGGACCGGATACCAAAGTAATTCTGCAGTTGCTGGAAATTCCTCGCTCAATCACCCCGAAGCCGATGGATATGTTGGAAGGGTGTGCGATGGAACTGGAAGATTGCGGCTTCCCCACCTTGAAGAGTGTAATTGTAACAGACGATGAAGCGGTCGCTTTCAAGGATTGTAACTACGCACTGCTGGTGGGCGCTGCCCCACGTGGGCCGGGCATGGAACGCAAAGATCTGCTGATGAAAAATGCCGAAATTTTCCAGAAGCAGGGCCGCAGTCTGGCAGCAAACGCCGCATCGGATGTGCGTATTCTGATTGTGGGCAACCCCTGCAATACTAACTGCCTCATCGCTTACCGCAACGGTAAGGAAATCCCCGCAAATCGGTGGGCAGCAATGACCCGCCTCGATCACAACCGTGCTGTGGGAGCATTAGCGATTAAAGCAGGTGTTGCAAATGAAGATGTTACCTGCATGACCATCTGGGGAAACCATTCGAATACCCAGTTTCCTGATTTTACCAATGCCAAAATTGGTGGGAAACCAGCCACTACGGTAATTCCCGATCGTGCGTGGTTTGAAGAAACGTTTGTGCCACAATGCCAGGAACGTGGCAAAGCAGTGATTGCCAAGCGGGGACTTTCCAGTGCATTTTCGGCAGCGAATGGTGCGCTCGACCATGTGAAGGCACTGCTGAAGCCCACCCCAGAAGGGGACTGGACGAGTGCAGCACTGGTTTCCAATGGCGAATATGGCATTCCGAAGGGGATTGTCTTTGGATATCCTGTGCGAAGTGATGGAAAGGGGAATCTGACGATTGTGCCCGACCTGCACCTGGACACTTATGGGCAGGAAAAGTTCCAGGCAACATTGAAAGAACTTCTGGAAGAACGTAGCGCCATCGCCGATATGCTGCCAGAGTGA
- a CDS encoding GTP-binding protein yields the protein MFPPKRIATNLITGFLGVGKTTTILQLMAQRPENEQWAVIVNEYGDIGIDGAILESAGEQIEVREITGGCVCCTSAVYFQFALVQLLEKQRFDRLIIETSGIVHPAQLLKELAKPVFLDRLNLQAVVGIISPHDWLNAEMRSTPLFQEAIAIADVLVLNRADEVAANVAQDFRTWASQLPQPPIQTVVVQHGQIDAYILNIPHRNMGGILSENTQASQESAPATKQPLLISTPSPGFPIRKTARTPGGHSCGWIFSVHDRFCEEKLMNFVTSLVRHHLGIPSGIRLKGYFHLENGWIQLQFAQERLISIPAAPRSDSRLEILLVGAPPDCKWVEEQFLKCLLSKV from the coding sequence ATGTTCCCACCTAAGCGAATTGCGACCAATCTGATTACTGGCTTTTTGGGTGTCGGAAAAACCACCACCATTTTGCAACTGATGGCCCAACGGCCTGAAAACGAACAGTGGGCAGTGATTGTTAATGAATATGGTGATATTGGCATTGATGGTGCCATCCTGGAGAGTGCCGGCGAACAGATCGAGGTGCGGGAAATCACAGGTGGTTGTGTCTGTTGCACTTCAGCGGTCTATTTTCAATTTGCGTTGGTTCAACTATTGGAAAAACAACGCTTTGATCGACTGATCATTGAAACCTCGGGTATCGTTCATCCTGCCCAATTGCTGAAGGAATTAGCCAAACCTGTATTTCTGGATCGCCTGAATCTGCAAGCAGTTGTGGGAATTATCTCGCCCCACGACTGGCTGAACGCCGAAATGCGCTCAACTCCACTCTTTCAGGAAGCAATTGCCATTGCCGATGTGCTGGTGCTTAACCGTGCCGATGAGGTGGCTGCGAATGTGGCGCAAGATTTTCGCACATGGGCATCGCAGCTACCCCAGCCACCAATACAGACGGTGGTGGTACAACATGGTCAGATCGATGCATATATTCTGAATATCCCCCACCGAAACATGGGGGGAATTCTCTCAGAAAATACACAGGCCAGCCAGGAATCGGCCCCTGCAACGAAACAGCCCTTGCTGATTTCCACCCCAAGTCCCGGTTTCCCGATTCGCAAAACAGCCCGCACGCCAGGTGGGCATTCGTGTGGCTGGATCTTTTCCGTGCATGATCGATTTTGTGAAGAAAAACTAATGAATTTTGTCACATCTTTGGTGCGGCACCACCTGGGGATTCCATCTGGTATTCGCTTGAAAGGTTACTTTCATCTGGAAAATGGCTGGATCCAGTTGCAATTTGCTCAGGAAAGGCTCATCAGCATCCCTGCAGCACCCCGAAGCGACAGCAGATTAGAAATTTTACTTGTAGGCGCCCCACCCGACTGCAAGTGGGTGGAAGAACAATTTCTGAAGTGCTTACTGAGTAAAGTTTGA